A genome region from Natronosalvus rutilus includes the following:
- a CDS encoding DUF99 family protein produces MKPGTRALGVAESYRPGADESTLAGAVVRADRVLDGAIFDRCTVGGLDATEAIVSLVTGLERPDVRTCFVGAVAPAWYNLLDLEAIHDRTGVPVVAVTFEESEGLESGLREAFSGEALKTRLERYWSLPPRRSVRLESEKGSDETGSNRVETVYVRVVGLKADQAASLVQVFTPEGGRPEPIRVARTLARAGDASLHDRGGHE; encoded by the coding sequence CTGAAACCCGGGACGCGAGCGCTCGGTGTCGCCGAGTCGTACCGACCCGGGGCCGACGAGAGCACGCTCGCCGGGGCAGTCGTCCGCGCCGACCGCGTGCTCGACGGCGCGATTTTCGACCGGTGTACCGTCGGCGGCCTCGACGCGACCGAGGCGATCGTCTCGCTCGTCACCGGTCTCGAGCGCCCTGACGTTCGCACCTGTTTCGTCGGCGCGGTCGCTCCCGCCTGGTACAACCTGCTCGACCTCGAGGCAATCCACGACCGGACGGGCGTTCCCGTCGTCGCGGTCACCTTCGAGGAGAGCGAAGGCCTCGAGTCGGGGCTCCGCGAGGCGTTTTCCGGCGAGGCGCTCAAGACGCGCCTCGAGCGGTATTGGTCGCTCCCGCCGAGGCGATCGGTTCGTCTCGAGAGCGAGAAGGGTTCGGACGAGACAGGTTCGAACAGGGTGGAGACCGTCTACGTTCGCGTAGTCGGCCTCAAGGCAGACCAGGCTGCGTCGCTCGTCCAGGTGTTCACGCCGGAAGGTGGCCGCCCGGAGCCGATTCGCGTCGCACGAACGCTGGCGCGAGCGGGCGATGCGTCCCTTCACGACCGGGGCGGTCACGAGTAG
- a CDS encoding 50S ribosomal protein L40e, whose protein sequence is MASFDAAEKRTLEKMICMRCNARNSQRATRCRKCGYKNLRPKAKEARAA, encoded by the coding sequence ATGGCCAGTTTCGACGCCGCGGAAAAACGGACGCTCGAGAAGATGATCTGTATGCGCTGTAACGCCCGCAACTCCCAGCGAGCGACGCGCTGTCGTAAGTGCGGCTACAAGAACCTCCGCCCTAAGGCGAAGGAAGCCCGCGCGGCCTGA
- a CDS encoding Rieske (2Fe-2S) protein, translating into MSSDTESGFVEALSLEDLRTSGRELLSKNGTAIALFYHEGEVRAVDNRCPHMGFPLSEGTVDDGILTCHWHHARFELSCGDTFDPWADDVQTYPTEVRDGIVYVDPNPPLETSPAEHWADRLETGLEENLRLVTAKSTIGLLDAGVDYAEPMATTLEFATRYRDMGWSSGATILGCMANVMDDLAPEDRKRALYTGVRHVASDCAGEPPKFDQPSFSTGEVSLERLKDWFRECVEVRDADGAERCLRTAVAAGHAEAEVAEIVFAAVTDHPYLTTGHVLDFANTAFESLEHVGWDLAGDVLASLVEPLVTASRSDESSSWRQPVDLVALLEEVYGGDVSETSGLEALAAEGAEAREAGEWEAPANLQTTLLGDDPEAIVDALAEAVADGATTEDLAAVVTQAATTRVAQFGVANEFSDWNTVHHTFTYANAVHQTTRRTDAVELYRGVFDAAMSVYLDRFLNTPPAPVPEPGNNESGREPDAILEALLETFDREGEVNEAGRLVAEFFDCGGDPDDLKETLGRGLLREDAGFHTLQNVEAAFQQFDLLAGEGAADAGAGDPSVDERTRRMPLLATARYMGAHFPTNREAEQTFRIASRLNRGEAIHEA; encoded by the coding sequence ATGTCATCCGACACCGAATCGGGATTCGTCGAGGCGCTCTCTCTCGAGGACCTCCGAACGAGCGGTCGCGAACTGCTCTCGAAGAACGGCACGGCCATCGCCCTCTTTTACCACGAGGGCGAGGTCCGGGCGGTCGACAATCGCTGTCCGCACATGGGCTTTCCCCTCTCGGAGGGAACCGTCGACGACGGCATCCTGACCTGCCACTGGCACCACGCCCGGTTCGAGCTCTCTTGCGGGGACACGTTCGATCCGTGGGCCGACGACGTCCAAACGTACCCGACCGAGGTCCGCGACGGCATCGTCTACGTCGACCCGAATCCCCCGCTCGAAACTTCGCCGGCCGAACACTGGGCCGACAGGCTGGAGACGGGTCTCGAGGAGAACCTGCGCCTGGTGACCGCCAAGTCGACTATCGGCCTGCTGGACGCGGGGGTCGACTACGCCGAACCGATGGCGACGACGCTCGAGTTCGCCACCCGCTACCGGGACATGGGCTGGTCCTCTGGCGCGACCATTCTCGGCTGCATGGCGAACGTGATGGACGACCTCGCACCCGAGGACCGAAAGCGGGCGCTCTACACCGGCGTTCGCCACGTCGCGAGCGACTGTGCGGGCGAACCACCGAAGTTCGACCAGCCCTCGTTCTCGACGGGCGAGGTATCTCTCGAGCGCCTCAAAGACTGGTTCCGCGAGTGCGTCGAGGTCCGGGACGCCGATGGCGCCGAGCGCTGTCTGCGGACGGCCGTCGCGGCCGGCCACGCCGAAGCCGAGGTCGCGGAGATCGTCTTCGCCGCGGTGACCGATCACCCCTACCTCACGACAGGCCACGTGCTGGACTTCGCCAACACGGCCTTCGAGTCCCTCGAGCACGTTGGCTGGGACCTCGCGGGGGACGTCCTCGCGTCGCTGGTCGAGCCGTTGGTGACCGCCAGCCGAAGCGATGAATCGTCGTCGTGGCGACAGCCAGTCGACCTCGTGGCCCTGCTGGAAGAGGTCTACGGCGGCGACGTGAGCGAGACGAGCGGGCTCGAGGCGCTGGCTGCGGAGGGAGCGGAGGCTCGCGAGGCGGGCGAGTGGGAAGCGCCAGCCAATCTCCAGACGACGCTGCTCGGCGACGATCCCGAAGCCATCGTCGACGCGCTGGCCGAGGCGGTCGCCGACGGCGCGACGACCGAGGACCTCGCGGCGGTCGTCACCCAGGCGGCCACGACGCGGGTCGCCCAGTTCGGCGTCGCCAACGAGTTCTCCGACTGGAACACGGTCCACCACACGTTCACCTACGCCAACGCAGTTCACCAGACGACCCGCCGAACCGACGCCGTCGAACTGTACCGCGGCGTGTTCGACGCGGCAATGAGCGTCTACCTCGACCGGTTCCTCAACACGCCGCCCGCGCCGGTGCCGGAGCCGGGGAACAACGAGAGCGGACGAGAGCCGGACGCGATCCTCGAGGCGCTCCTCGAAACGTTCGACCGCGAGGGCGAGGTCAACGAGGCGGGCCGACTCGTTGCCGAGTTCTTCGACTGCGGCGGCGACCCCGACGACCTGAAGGAGACACTCGGCCGCGGGCTCCTCCGAGAGGACGCCGGCTTCCACACGCTCCAGAACGTCGAGGCGGCGTTCCAACAGTTCGACCTGCTCGCGGGGGAGGGAGCGGCCGATGCAGGGGCCGGCGACCCATCCGTCGACGAGCGTACGCGACGGATGCCCCTGCTCGCGACGGCGCGGTACATGGGCGCCCACTTCCCGACGAACCGCGAGGCCGAACAGACGTTCCGAATCGCCTCGCGGCTGAATCGTGGGGAGGCGATCCACGAGGCCTAA
- a CDS encoding NUDIX hydrolase, with translation MVAPVTERTRSRVESSIADLRGEYGEFDAVDKTWEHAPERYRRVRERADEEALGGAGVWLTNADGAVLLVRNEGDEGWGDPGGKREPDETYREAARRELREEAGVECEITGVLEVHVIEHRSLEPDDPTVFDLIVIFAGEYAGGEPRARDGEIADVGWFSEPPSTVLYDEVATRSYGGGA, from the coding sequence ATGGTCGCTCCCGTCACCGAACGAACCAGGAGCCGAGTCGAGTCGTCGATTGCCGACCTGCGGGGCGAGTACGGCGAATTCGACGCGGTCGACAAGACGTGGGAGCACGCCCCTGAGCGATACCGTCGCGTCCGCGAGCGGGCCGACGAGGAGGCACTCGGTGGCGCGGGCGTCTGGCTGACGAACGCCGACGGAGCGGTGCTGCTGGTCCGAAACGAGGGAGACGAGGGCTGGGGCGACCCCGGCGGCAAGCGAGAACCCGACGAAACCTACCGGGAGGCCGCCCGTCGGGAACTTCGAGAAGAGGCAGGCGTCGAGTGCGAGATTACAGGCGTGCTCGAGGTGCACGTGATCGAACATCGCTCGCTCGAACCCGACGATCCCACGGTGTTCGACCTGATCGTGATCTTCGCCGGCGAGTACGCCGGCGGCGAACCGCGTGCTCGAGACGGCGAAATCGCCGACGTCGGCTGGTTTTCGGAGCCCCCGTCGACGGTTCTCTACGACGAGGTCGCGACCAGGTCGTACGGTGGTGGGGCGTGA
- a CDS encoding LLM class flavin-dependent oxidoreductase, which produces MQLGTGLFTCQQRPDDDRSMSELYDEILELGRAIDDAGLDSAWVSEHHFAEDGYLSATMPTLGALAAATEDVEIGTCIALAPLYDGVRLAEDAATVDLLSGGQMTLGLAIGSNPREFDAFGVPREERVERLADQVDLCRAAWSEGPLEYDAQFHDVSPDVTVTPKPDGDVPIMLGGKAKPAVRRAARTADAWCAPSSLSLRGLEKRVEDIRNVREEEGLDDDFGIYVIKHGFVGDSREEAWETMRDGYLYIQRRYAEIFSGEPVEELPAERKQELKEQAIFGTPEQVTEELETHREVLGDDVHVIFRTYHPGTDTEAMRECIYRLGEEVAPELR; this is translated from the coding sequence ATGCAACTCGGCACCGGGCTGTTCACGTGCCAGCAGCGGCCGGACGACGACCGCTCGATGAGCGAGCTCTACGACGAGATCCTCGAGCTTGGCCGGGCCATCGACGACGCCGGCCTCGACAGCGCGTGGGTCTCGGAACACCACTTCGCCGAGGACGGCTACCTCTCGGCGACGATGCCTACCCTGGGTGCGCTCGCCGCCGCGACCGAGGACGTCGAGATCGGAACCTGCATCGCCCTCGCGCCGCTCTACGACGGCGTGCGCCTCGCGGAAGACGCCGCGACCGTCGACCTGCTCTCGGGCGGGCAGATGACCCTCGGACTCGCCATCGGCTCCAATCCCCGGGAGTTCGACGCCTTCGGCGTCCCCCGCGAGGAACGGGTCGAGCGCCTGGCCGACCAGGTCGACCTGTGTCGGGCCGCCTGGTCCGAAGGCCCGCTCGAGTACGACGCGCAATTTCACGACGTCTCCCCCGACGTGACCGTCACGCCGAAACCGGACGGCGACGTGCCGATCATGCTCGGCGGAAAGGCCAAGCCGGCCGTCAGGCGGGCCGCGCGCACCGCCGACGCCTGGTGTGCGCCCTCGTCGCTCTCGCTTCGGGGCCTCGAGAAGCGCGTCGAGGACATTCGAAACGTACGCGAGGAGGAAGGCTTAGACGACGACTTCGGCATCTACGTCATCAAGCACGGCTTCGTCGGCGATTCCCGCGAGGAGGCCTGGGAGACCATGCGAGACGGCTACCTCTACATCCAGCGACGCTACGCCGAGATTTTCTCGGGCGAACCCGTCGAGGAACTCCCCGCAGAGCGCAAGCAAGAACTGAAGGAGCAGGCGATTTTCGGCACGCCCGAGCAGGTCACCGAGGAACTCGAGACCCATCGGGAGGTACTGGGCGACGACGTCCACGTGATTTTCCGGACGTACCACCCGGGCACCGACACCGAGGCCATGCGCGAGTGCATCTATCGGCTGGGCGAGGAAGTCGCGCCCGAACTCCGCTGA
- a CDS encoding thiamine pyrophosphate-dependent enzyme — MSAFNAIGDEREIDRDEFTPGLEPQPTWCPGCGDFGVLKALKQALPEVGLTPEEVLTVTGIGCSGKLNSYLDTYGFHTIHGRSLPVARAAKLANDGLTVVAAGGDGDGYGIGGNHFMHTARENHDMTYIVFNNEVFGLTKGQTSPTSPKGHTSKTTPHGNAKSPIRPLSLALTSGATYIARTAAVNPNQAKEIIKEAIEHDGFAHIDFLTQCPTWNKDARQYVPYVDVQESDDYDFDIHDRKEAQEMMFETENALYEGTVLTGRYFVDERPSYQQQKKELGEMPEEPLAERYFDDDAEWERSYDLLERHK, encoded by the coding sequence ATGAGTGCATTCAACGCAATCGGCGACGAACGCGAGATCGACCGTGACGAGTTCACGCCCGGTCTCGAGCCCCAGCCGACCTGGTGTCCAGGATGTGGCGACTTCGGCGTCCTCAAGGCGCTGAAGCAGGCCCTCCCGGAAGTCGGACTCACCCCGGAGGAAGTCCTGACCGTCACCGGCATCGGCTGCTCGGGCAAGCTGAACAGCTACCTCGACACCTACGGGTTCCACACGATCCACGGCCGCTCGCTGCCGGTCGCCCGTGCGGCGAAACTGGCCAACGACGGCCTGACCGTGGTCGCCGCGGGCGGTGACGGCGACGGCTACGGCATCGGTGGCAACCACTTCATGCACACGGCTCGAGAGAACCACGACATGACCTACATCGTGTTCAACAACGAGGTCTTCGGCCTGACGAAGGGCCAGACCTCGCCGACGAGCCCGAAGGGCCACACGTCGAAGACGACGCCTCACGGCAACGCGAAGTCCCCGATCCGGCCGCTCTCGCTGGCGCTGACCTCGGGTGCGACCTACATCGCCCGAACGGCGGCGGTCAACCCGAACCAGGCCAAAGAGATTATCAAAGAAGCCATCGAGCACGACGGCTTCGCGCACATCGACTTCCTGACCCAGTGTCCGACCTGGAACAAGGACGCCCGACAGTACGTCCCGTACGTCGACGTCCAGGAGTCCGACGATTACGACTTCGACATCCACGACCGCAAGGAGGCCCAGGAGATGATGTTCGAAACCGAGAACGCGCTCTACGAGGGAACCGTCCTCACCGGCCGGTACTTTGTCGACGAGCGTCCGTCCTACCAGCAACAGAAGAAGGAACTGGGCGAGATGCCCGAGGAACCGCTCGCGGAGCGGTACTTCGACGACGACGCCGAGTGGGAGCGTAGCTACGACCTGCTCGAGCGCCACAAGTAA
- a CDS encoding MBL fold metallo-hydrolase, whose amino-acid sequence MEVHHVTEEADTFTCNAFLVTGGRTTLVDAGAMDGVVDVIREHTDDLEAVVLTHQHGDHVAEIEAVVDAFDPAVYAYADHPLRTEALEAGETVRIGDEDFEVVYTPGHADDHVSLVSATTLFSGDVIVHDDGAFDYGSFGRTDMPGQSRETLIESLQHLLDRLPEGVEHLYAGHGEVFHGDVKDVIETALERAEKREPKYPDE is encoded by the coding sequence ATGGAGGTACACCACGTCACGGAGGAGGCCGACACGTTCACCTGCAACGCGTTCCTGGTCACCGGTGGGCGGACCACGCTCGTCGATGCGGGCGCGATGGACGGCGTCGTCGACGTGATCCGCGAACACACCGACGACCTCGAGGCCGTCGTCCTGACCCACCAGCACGGCGACCACGTGGCCGAAATCGAGGCCGTCGTCGACGCGTTCGACCCGGCGGTCTACGCCTACGCGGATCACCCGCTCCGGACCGAGGCGCTCGAGGCCGGCGAGACGGTTCGGATCGGCGACGAGGACTTCGAAGTGGTGTACACGCCGGGCCACGCCGACGACCACGTCTCGCTGGTCTCGGCGACGACCCTGTTCAGCGGCGACGTCATCGTCCACGACGACGGCGCGTTCGACTACGGCAGTTTCGGACGGACCGACATGCCAGGACAGTCCCGGGAGACGCTCATCGAAAGCCTCCAGCACCTGCTCGATCGGCTTCCTGAGGGCGTCGAGCACCTCTATGCGGGGCACGGCGAGGTGTTCCACGGCGACGTCAAAGACGTAATCGAGACGGCGCTCGAGCGAGCGGAGAAGCGAGAGCCGAAATATCCCGACGAGTAG
- a CDS encoding DUF5786 family protein codes for MGFGSYDESEQRDVEADFDEDGAVESDETNHQGSIEFENGASSEELLDRLKDIKDCN; via the coding sequence ATGGGGTTCGGAAGCTACGACGAGTCCGAACAACGAGACGTCGAAGCGGATTTTGACGAGGACGGCGCGGTGGAATCGGACGAAACCAACCACCAGGGGAGTATCGAGTTCGAAAACGGCGCCTCGAGCGAGGAACTGCTCGACCGGCTCAAGGACATCAAAGACTGTAACTAG
- a CDS encoding 2-oxoacid:acceptor oxidoreductase subunit alpha, with protein MSDHELIWRIAGGSGDGIDSTSQNFAKALMRSGLDVFTHRHYPSRIRGGHTYVEIRAAGHKVQSRGDGYNFLLALGDSFARNPKEGAYYGNEEIKPLSENLDELNEGGIIVYDSGLLSEDDVESLNLEERAEENDWHVFDIDLRSMAKEHGREVMRNTAGVGVTAALLEMDLEHIEDLMRDAMPEKILEPNLEILHDAYDMVTEEYDFEHDLRIPEGDHEDEQALLSGSNAIAYGAIDSGCRFIAGYPMTPWTDVFTIMSQNLPDMGGISEQVEDEIAAAALAVGASHAGVKAMSGSSGGGFALMSEPLGLAEMTETPIVLLESMRAGPSTGMPTKPEQGDLEFTLYTSQGDSARVVFAPANIEEAYEQTRLAFHIAYEYQIPTIIIYDQKLSGENENVPVSFLDREPDPSLGSTLTEDELEDLPHDESGKFHRFQHDVENGVSPRSLPGQKGGRFLATGNEHTPAGHISEDPDNRVFQMDRRLEKLEAIRTELDEEHDSNQTYAGDESADFGIITWGSAQGAVLEATERLNDQGHSVKAVGVSDMMPFPEAELTEFIESVDQAMVVEMNATAQFRGLIQKELGRYGEKLTSLLKYNGNPFEPADVVEGYELNVDGSDAEPDAQVRIEPAAGD; from the coding sequence ATGAGCGACCATGAACTTATCTGGCGAATCGCAGGCGGTTCCGGAGACGGAATCGACTCGACGAGTCAGAACTTCGCGAAGGCCCTCATGCGGTCGGGCCTCGACGTATTTACCCACCGACACTATCCGTCTCGGATTCGCGGTGGCCACACCTACGTCGAGATCCGCGCGGCGGGGCACAAGGTACAGTCTCGGGGGGACGGGTACAACTTCCTCCTCGCACTCGGTGACTCCTTCGCCCGGAACCCGAAGGAAGGCGCCTACTACGGCAACGAGGAGATCAAACCCCTCTCGGAGAACTTAGACGAGCTCAACGAGGGCGGAATCATCGTCTACGACTCGGGGCTGCTCTCCGAGGACGATGTCGAGTCCCTGAACCTCGAGGAGCGCGCCGAGGAGAACGACTGGCACGTCTTCGACATCGACCTGCGCTCGATGGCCAAAGAGCACGGCCGCGAGGTCATGCGCAACACCGCGGGTGTCGGCGTCACGGCGGCGCTCCTGGAGATGGACCTCGAGCACATCGAGGACCTGATGCGCGACGCCATGCCCGAGAAGATCCTCGAGCCGAACCTCGAGATCCTCCACGACGCCTACGACATGGTCACGGAGGAGTACGACTTCGAGCACGACCTCCGCATCCCGGAGGGCGACCACGAGGACGAGCAGGCGCTGCTCTCGGGCTCGAACGCCATCGCCTACGGTGCCATCGACTCCGGCTGCCGGTTCATCGCCGGCTACCCGATGACGCCGTGGACGGACGTCTTCACCATCATGTCCCAGAACCTGCCCGACATGGGCGGGATCTCCGAGCAGGTCGAAGACGAGATCGCGGCCGCGGCACTCGCCGTGGGCGCGAGCCACGCCGGCGTGAAGGCCATGTCCGGCTCTTCCGGCGGCGGCTTCGCCCTGATGAGCGAACCCCTCGGCCTCGCGGAGATGACCGAGACGCCGATCGTACTGCTCGAGTCGATGCGGGCCGGCCCCTCGACGGGGATGCCCACCAAACCCGAGCAGGGCGACCTCGAGTTCACGCTCTATACGAGCCAGGGTGACTCCGCACGCGTCGTCTTCGCGCCCGCTAACATCGAGGAGGCTTACGAGCAGACGCGCCTGGCGTTCCACATCGCCTACGAGTACCAGATTCCGACGATCATCATCTACGACCAGAAGCTGAGCGGGGAGAACGAGAACGTCCCCGTCAGCTTCCTGGACCGCGAGCCCGACCCATCGCTGGGCTCGACGCTCACCGAGGACGAACTCGAGGACCTCCCGCACGACGAGTCCGGGAAGTTCCACCGGTTCCAGCACGACGTCGAAAACGGCGTCAGCCCGCGCTCGTTGCCCGGCCAGAAGGGCGGGCGCTTCCTGGCGACCGGGAACGAGCACACGCCAGCCGGCCACATCTCGGAGGACCCCGACAACCGCGTCTTCCAGATGGACCGCCGGCTCGAGAAGCTCGAGGCCATCCGCACCGAACTCGACGAGGAACACGACTCGAACCAGACCTACGCGGGCGACGAGTCGGCCGACTTCGGCATCATCACCTGGGGATCGGCCCAGGGCGCCGTCCTCGAGGCGACCGAGCGCCTGAACGACCAGGGCCACTCGGTCAAGGCCGTCGGCGTCTCCGACATGATGCCGTTCCCCGAGGCCGAACTCACCGAGTTCATCGAGAGCGTCGACCAGGCGATGGTCGTCGAGATGAACGCCACGGCCCAGTTCCGCGGCCTGATCCAGAAGGAACTCGGCCGCTACGGCGAGAAGCTGACCAGCCTGCTCAAGTACAACGGCAACCCGTTCGAACCCGCCGACGTCGTCGAGGGCTACGAGCTCAACGTCGACGGCTCGGACGCGGAGCCGGACGCGCAGGTTCGAATCGAACCCGCTGCAGGTGACTGA
- the aroC gene encoding chorismate synthase: MNGNRFGRLFQVTTFGESHGEAMGCTISGCPAGLELTEDDIQADLDRRKPGQSMITTSRGEPDSVSIKSGIQDGYTTGTPIGLVIENKDARSGKYEPFITAPRPSHGDFTYSAKFGTRNWGGGGRSSARETVNWVAAGAVAKKLLAGEGIELKAHVNQIGDVEAPDVSFEEILEHSEENDVRCAHPETAAKMQELIEEYQEAGDSIGGSIYFEARGVPVGLGAPRFDSLSARLGQAMMAIPATTAFEFGLGREAREYAGTERNDDWEFGEDGNPTPVENDHGGIQGGISSGEPIYGEVTLHAPTSIPSPQQTVDWETGEVVEDAQVIGRHDPVLPPRGVPVVEAMLALTLVDFMLLSGRINPDRVDGTPGEYDTDYHPTNPRNE, encoded by the coding sequence ATGAACGGCAACCGCTTCGGTCGCCTCTTCCAGGTGACGACCTTCGGGGAGAGCCACGGCGAGGCGATGGGGTGTACGATCTCCGGCTGTCCCGCCGGCCTCGAGCTGACCGAGGACGACATTCAGGCGGACCTCGACCGGCGAAAACCCGGCCAGTCGATGATCACGACCAGTCGCGGGGAACCCGACTCGGTCTCGATCAAGTCCGGGATCCAGGACGGCTACACCACCGGGACACCCATCGGCCTCGTCATCGAGAACAAGGACGCCCGCTCGGGAAAGTACGAACCCTTCATCACCGCACCGCGACCCTCCCACGGCGACTTCACGTACTCCGCGAAGTTCGGCACGCGCAACTGGGGCGGCGGCGGACGCTCGTCTGCACGCGAGACCGTGAACTGGGTCGCCGCGGGCGCGGTTGCGAAGAAACTCCTCGCGGGTGAGGGGATCGAACTCAAAGCCCACGTCAATCAGATCGGGGACGTTGAGGCGCCCGACGTGAGTTTCGAGGAGATTCTCGAGCACAGCGAAGAAAACGACGTGCGCTGTGCCCACCCCGAAACCGCCGCGAAGATGCAGGAGCTCATCGAGGAGTACCAGGAAGCCGGCGACTCCATCGGCGGGAGCATCTACTTCGAGGCTCGAGGCGTCCCTGTCGGACTCGGCGCCCCGCGATTCGACTCACTCTCCGCTCGGCTGGGCCAGGCGATGATGGCGATTCCGGCGACGACGGCCTTCGAGTTCGGGCTGGGTCGGGAGGCTCGAGAGTACGCGGGGACGGAGCGAAACGACGACTGGGAGTTCGGCGAGGACGGCAACCCGACGCCCGTCGAGAACGACCACGGCGGCATCCAGGGCGGCATCTCGAGCGGCGAACCGATCTACGGCGAAGTCACCCTCCACGCGCCCACCTCGATTCCGTCGCCCCAGCAGACCGTCGACTGGGAGACCGGCGAGGTCGTCGAGGACGCCCAGGTCATCGGGCGCCACGACCCCGTATTGCCGCCGCGCGGGGTGCCGGTTGTCGAGGCGATGCTCGCGCTCACGCTCGTGGACTTCATGTTGCTGTCGGGCCGGATCAATCCCGACCGGGTAGATGGAACGCCCGGCGAGTACGATACCGACTACCACCCGACCAATCCGCGGAACGAGTGA
- a CDS encoding acyl-CoA dehydrogenase family protein, which yields MLDYLSLEADLEAEERLIRDTAREFVETEVAPDIGDHFENGTFPTDLIPEMGEMGFYAPNLEGYGSPNVSETAYGLLMQELEACDSGLRSMASVQGALVMYPIHAYGSEAQKEEWLPKLGAGEAVGCFGLTEPEHGSNPSGMETRAERDADGYVLNGSKTWITNSPIADVAVVWAKDRSSDETGGDAVRGFLVETDRDGVSTNKITEKLSLRASITGEIGLNDVRVPEENVLPGVEGMKGPLSCLTQARYGIAWGAVGAARDCFETARQYATDREQFGGPIGRFQLQQDKLAEMATQITLAQLLAYRLAELKERGDLRPQHVSMAKRNNVRMAREQSRVAREMLGGNGITTDYSPMRHLANMETVYTYEGTHDIHTLVLGHDLTGIPAYDG from the coding sequence AGTTGCGCCCGATATCGGCGACCACTTCGAGAACGGGACATTCCCCACCGACCTCATTCCGGAGATGGGCGAGATGGGCTTTTACGCCCCGAACCTCGAGGGATACGGCTCCCCGAACGTCTCCGAGACGGCGTACGGACTGTTGATGCAGGAACTCGAGGCGTGCGACTCCGGCCTGCGGTCGATGGCGTCCGTCCAGGGCGCCCTGGTCATGTACCCGATCCATGCCTATGGGAGCGAAGCGCAGAAAGAAGAGTGGCTCCCCAAACTCGGCGCGGGCGAGGCCGTCGGCTGTTTCGGCCTAACGGAGCCCGAACACGGCTCGAACCCCTCGGGTATGGAGACTCGCGCCGAACGTGATGCGGACGGTTACGTGCTCAACGGCTCGAAGACCTGGATCACGAACTCCCCCATCGCGGACGTGGCGGTCGTCTGGGCGAAGGACCGCTCGAGCGACGAGACGGGCGGGGACGCCGTTCGTGGATTCCTGGTCGAGACCGATCGCGACGGCGTCTCGACGAACAAGATCACCGAGAAGCTCTCCCTGCGAGCGTCGATCACGGGCGAGATCGGCCTGAACGACGTGCGCGTCCCCGAGGAGAACGTTCTGCCCGGCGTCGAGGGAATGAAGGGACCGCTGTCGTGTTTGACCCAGGCCCGGTACGGCATCGCCTGGGGCGCCGTTGGCGCGGCGCGGGATTGCTTCGAGACCGCGCGCCAGTACGCGACCGACCGCGAGCAGTTCGGCGGGCCGATCGGTCGCTTCCAGCTCCAACAGGACAAGCTAGCGGAGATGGCGACCCAGATTACGCTCGCGCAGTTGCTCGCCTACCGGCTGGCCGAACTCAAGGAGCGCGGGGACCTGCGTCCGCAACACGTCTCGATGGCCAAGCGCAACAACGTCCGGATGGCCCGCGAGCAGTCGCGGGTAGCCCGCGAGATGCTTGGCGGGAACGGTATCACGACGGACTACTCGCCCATGCGCCACCTGGCGAATATGGAGACGGTCTACACCTACGAGGGCACCCACGACATCCACACGCTCGTGCTGGGTCACGATCTGACTGGTATTCCGGCGTACGACGGGTAG
- a CDS encoding DUF367 family protein, whose amino-acid sequence MECHVYYEGDDDPKKCTARRLERFDRAILHRSMRAVPYGVVLNPHAERALSPTDADDALDTLVALDCSWESAEQAAFSMSGVHRALPFLVAANPVNYGRPFRLTTVEALAAALRIFGHAEAAADLLEPFRWGETFLTLNEEPLRRYAGCADSSEVVAVQDEYLADEDT is encoded by the coding sequence GTGGAGTGTCACGTCTACTACGAGGGCGACGACGACCCGAAGAAGTGTACGGCCCGGCGCCTTGAGCGCTTCGACCGGGCGATCCTCCATCGCTCGATGCGGGCCGTCCCCTACGGCGTCGTGCTCAACCCCCACGCCGAGCGGGCGCTTTCACCGACAGACGCCGACGACGCCCTCGACACGCTCGTGGCGCTCGACTGCTCCTGGGAGTCCGCTGAGCAGGCCGCGTTCTCGATGTCGGGCGTCCACCGGGCACTTCCCTTCCTGGTCGCCGCCAATCCCGTCAACTACGGCCGGCCGTTCCGGCTGACGACCGTGGAGGCGCTCGCCGCGGCGCTCCGCATCTTCGGTCACGCCGAGGCCGCCGCCGACCTCCTCGAGCCGTTTCGCTGGGGTGAGACGTTCCTGACGCTCAACGAGGAGCCGCTGCGGCGGTACGCCGGGTGTGCGGACTCGAGCGAGGTGGTCGCCGTACAGGACGAGTATCTGGCGGACGAGGACACGTGA